Genomic DNA from Hymenobacter jejuensis:
CCAGCCTGCCGGCAACTGATCCGGGGTTATTTCTTCGATAGCGACGTCTTCGGGCACGTCGATGACCAGCACCCGAAACTGGCCGTTCAGACCTTCGCCGCTTCGGTGCACTACGTTTTCCAGGCAGGCCAGCGCCCGCGAGGCCGCAGCATAGATCACAAACTTGTCTTGCGTATTCCAGCGCGCCCGCCGCCCCGATGCAAACAGATCGTCGGCGTACTTGGCCAGGCAGATGCGGTAAATTTGCATGCGCTACGCCAGGTCGCCGTACGCGATGCGCGTTAGCTCTTCCTCCACCAGATCGATGCCGCCGCTGGTTTCGAGCAGCCGCAGGGGCACTTCGTTGTCGAGGCCATACGCCGGCTTGCCCAGCCACCGCAAAAACGCCGCGGCATCGCCAAATACCTCGGTACCAAGCGTATAGAGCGAAATTATTTTCAGCGTTTTCTCGCTACTGGAGGCGTTCAGGTTCTTTTTTTCCTGCGAATACGTGCGCAGCGTTTTGGTCGAAAGCTCATAAATCGCCTCCAATTCGCTGGCCTGTAGCTGAAACGCCTCCGCGACTTCAAACGCCGTAGCGGCCGGAATGCCTTTGCGCGCCGCCATTACCAAAGCAAACGAATCCTGCCCGGCCTGGCTCCAGGCCTCCCATTTCTTCCGCATCGCAGTGGGCAGGGCGGAAGGGCTTTTTGGTTTTGCTGCGGCAAAGGCCATACAACTTGAATTTTGCGAGATGAAACCTACGGAAATTTTTCCAAGTAACGTAGAAAAATTTCCGTAGGTTTCATTTTATCCCCTCCTCCTACGCCAGCACGCTCAGCGGCACTGGGTGCAAGATCAGAAAAACCAACTCCCGCAGGATTTCTCCTTCCGTCATCGAGCCCGATTCAATGCCTTTACTCTGTAAATCCGCTCGCCGGATCAGGTGAATGATATCGCGGGTGCGGGGAAAATTATACACGCGCAGCGCTTGCTGGTATTCCTTTTGGGCGAAGCTGTTGTTGATGCCCAGTTTCTTGAAATCGGCATCCGAAGGATTGGGCGCTTGGTGTAACACCAACAGTTTGGTAAAAAAGCCGAAGAGCAGCGTCAGGTTCGGGATGAGCGGGTTGGCCTTGGGGTTGGCTTCGAAGTACTGCAAAATACGGTTGGCCTTCAGCACATCGCGCTGTACTAGCACCTTTTGCAACTCAAAGATGTTGTACTCTTTGCTGATGCCCACCATCTTCTGCACCAAGTCTTCGTCGATGGGCTGGCCGGGCGCCACGTTGAGCAGCAACTTATCGACCTCGTTGGTCAGCCGGCTCAAATCGGCGCCGATGTACTCCGAAAGCATGGCCGTGGCTTGCCCCGTAATCTGCTGTTGCTTCGAGCGCACGTAGGCCGTCAGCCAGCCCGGCACCTGGTTGTCGTAGAGCTTTTTGCTGGTGAGCAGCGCGGCCTTCTCCCCCATTAGTTTGCCCAGCTTTTTGCGCGCGTCCAGCGTTTTGTGCTTGTAGCAAAACACGAGTACGGTGCTCTGAAGCGGGTTTTTCAGGTAAGCTTCCAGAAAAGGAAAAGCTTTCTCGCTTTCCAGGTCGGCGATGGCCTGCGCCTCTTTCACGATCACAACGGAGCGTTCGGCCATCATCGGGAAGCGGCGGGCCTGCCCCAGCACGGTGGCCGCATCGGTGTCCTTGCCGTAGAGTACCACTTGGTTGAAGCCGCGCTCGTGCTCCGGCATTACATTTTGCTCTAAGATATTGGCAATCAGGTCGATATAATACGGCTCTTCACCCTGCAAAAAGTAAATAGGCTGAAATTGCCGTTGGCGCAATTGCTGCAGAATCTCGTCGGGACTGTACTGGGGCACTGCTTGCTGAATTTAGGAAGTGGAAAGGCTGCGGGCGGGGTTGCACAGACTAAGCAGCCGTAGCGCAAAGGTACCGCATCCGCCGCTTACCTTTGTGCTGTGCAAAGCGCCTCCGCTGCTTTGCGCATTCAGGATTTAAAATTCATAATTCAGAATTCCCTTGGCTTTACTCGACGAACTCCGCTGGCGCGGAATGCTGCACGATGCCATGCCCGGCACGGCTGAGCATCTGGCTGCTAACCAGCCCATTACCGGCTACATCGGCTTCGACCCCACCGCAGCTTCCCTGCATATTGGCAATCTGGCCACGATCATGCTGCTGGTGCATCTGCAACGGGCCGGCCACCGGCCGGTGGCGCTTGTGGGCGGCGCGACGGGCATGATCGGTGATCCGTCGGGCAAATCGTCGGAGCGCAACTTGCTGGACGAAGAAACGTTGCGCCGCAACCAAGACGGCATTCGGCAGCAATTGGAGAAGTTTCTGGACTTCACGCCCGGTCCGACGGCGGCCGTGGTCGTGAACAATTACGACTGGTTTAAAGAGTTCGGCTTTCTGCAATTCCTGCGCGATGTAGGCAAGCACCTGACCGTCAACTACATGATGGCCAAAGACTCTGTGAAGCGCCGCCTAGGCACTGCCGATAACGACGGCAGCGACGCGCCGGAGCAACGCGCGGAAGGGCTGTCGTTTACCGAATTCAGCTATCAGCTGCTGCAAGGCTACGATTTTCTGCACCTATACAAAACGCTCAACTGCACGCTGCAAATGGGCGGCTCCGATCAGTGGGGCAACATCACCACCGGCACCGAGCTGATCCGCCGGCTGGCGGGCAGCGAGGCCAAGGCCTACGCGCTCACATGCCCGCTGGTCACGAAGGCCGACGGCTCGAAATTCGGGAAATCGGAAAGCGGCAACGTGTGGCTATCGCCGGAGTTAACTTCGCCTTATCAGTTCTACCAATTCTGGCTGAATGCCACCGACGCCGATGCCCCGCGCCTGATTCGGGTGTTTACGCTGCTTTCGGAAGACGAAATTACTGCCCTCGAAACCGAGCACGCCCAGGCTCCGCACCTGCGCACCTTGCAAAAGGCGCTGGCCAAGGACGTAACCACGCGCGTACACTCGGCCGCCGAGTACGAGGCTTCGGTGGCGGCTTCCGAGATCCTGTTCGGCAAAGGCGATCTGGCCACGCTGCAAAGCCTAGACGAGAAAACGCTGCTTTCCGTTTTTGAAGGCGTACCGCAATTGCAGGTAACCCGCGCCCAAGCAGCCTCGCTGACCGCCGCCGACCTACTAAGCGAAGTGACTGATTATCAAATATTTAGCTCCAAGGGCGAAGCAAAGAAGATGATTCAGGGCGGCGGGGTAAGCCTCAACCGCCAGAAAGTATCCGGCGCCGACCAGCAAGTCGGAGAATTGCCGCTCGTGCTGGATAAGTACTTGGTAGCGCAAAAAGGCAAGAAGAATTACTACCTCATTGCCCTAACCTAAGGCGTTAATAACTGCAACTAAAAAGGGAGCCCGCAAGCGGGCTCCCTTTTCGTTTGTAATACAAAATGCAGCGTTGAGGCTGCATCTGATTACTTTTTCTTGGCTGTGCCAGTAGCTTTCTTGGCACCGCCAGCAGCAGCACCGGCCGCTTTCTTGGCACCACCAGCAGCACCGGCCGCTTTCTTGGTACCGCTAGCAGCCGCAGGAGCAGCGCCACCAGCCGTATTTTTCATGTCCTGCACTTCCGTACGGATTTGCTGGGCCATGTTTTTCAACTCCTGCATGCCTTTGCGCACGCGAGTGCCGGCGGCCGAGTTGTTCTTGTCGTAGAACTTTTCGAAGTCACCTTCCAGCGACATTACGAGGTCCTTCAATTTGCCAAAATTACTCATTTTAGAGGGGTTTGTTTGGTGTGGAACAATGTGTTTGACCGGCTCTAATATACAGGGATTTCAAATACAAGCAATAGTTCAACTTTTTTTTCAAAAGCCCTTTCTGCGCTATTACGGGCAGTTTTTTGGCTAATTATTGCCTTCGCCTCTAGTTGCACCAGCCCACCTCATATAGCTAAAGTACAAAAACAAAACGCCGAAAGCATCTTTTGCTACCGGCGTCTGGTAAGAGAAGATCCGTAATAGGCGGCGTTTAGGCCGGAACCTGCGTTTTTGAGTACAAGCCCTTATCCAGCTTTTCAGCTACGGTCTCGAAAGCCACGATAGTTTCGCGTACGTCCTCGAGCGTGTGCGACGCCGTCGGGATCAAACGCAGCATAATCACGCCCTTCGGCACGACCGGATAAACCACGATTGAGCAGAAAATACCGTGATTCTCGCGCAAATCGAAGGTTATTTGGGTAGCATCGGGAATTTCGCCGTTGAGGAAAACCGGTGTCACAGGCGACTCGGTTGTCCCGATATTGAAGCCTTTTTCGCGCAGGCCACTTTGCAGGGCGCGCACCACCGTCCAGAGGTTTTCTTTCAATTCCGGCTTGGTACGCAGGAGCTCCAAACGCTTCAAAGCACCCACTACAAGCGGCATAGGCAGCGATTTTGCGAAAATTTGGCTACGCATATTGTAACGCAAATATTCAATTACGCTCTCGGGTCCGCCGACGAAGGCGCCGATGCTTGCCATCGACTTGGCAAACGTCGAAAAATATAGGTCAATGCCGTCCTGAACGCCTTGTTCTTCGCCCGTTCCGGCGCCTGTAGCACCCATTGTACCGAAGCCGTGGGCGTCGTCAACGAACAAGCGGAACTCGTATTTTTCCTTCAGCGCGATCACGCCTTTTAGGTTGCCCATGTTGCCCGACATGCCAAACACTCCCTCCGTAATCACGAGGATGCCGCCACCGGTTTCGTCGGTCATGCGCTTGGCGCGCTGCAACTGCTTTTCGAGGCTCTCCATGTCGTTGTGCGGATACACAAAGCGCTTGCCCTGGTGCAACCGTACGCCGTCGATGATGCAGGCGTGCGACTCGGCATCGTACACGATCACGTCATGACGATTCACGAGCGCGTCGATGATGGATACCACGCCCTGGTAACCGAAGTTGAGCAGCAGCACATCCGGCTTCTTGATGAAATCGGCCAGCTCGGCTTCCAGTTGTTCGTGCAGGTTCGAGTTACCCGACATAATCCGGGCGCCCATCGGCATGGCCATGCCCCATTCGGCCGCCGCTTCGGCATCGGCCTTGCGCACTTCGGGGTGGTTGGCCAGCCCCAAATAGTTGTTCAGGCTCCAGGTGAGTACCTCTTTGCCACGAAAAATCATGCGGGGCTTAATCTCGCCTTCCAGCTTAGGGAAAGTAAAGTAGCCGTGTGCGTAGTGCGAGTGGCTGCCCAGCGGGCCGCGGTTAGAGGCAATCTTCTCGAAAAGATCCACGGGGGAATGATTTAAGTGTTGAAGAAACAGGCGGTTATGCAGCTGGCACACCCTCCCTATGATGCTAAAGTTACAGGAAACCGCAAAAGTACGCCCTCATGGCTTGGCTTCCAACTTATTCGGCTTGCCGTATAAAACATCCGCAGTGCTTTTGGGAGCCGTTAGAATGGCGTTTCTTTGGGTAAATATCCGGGGTCGATCGGCAAAAAAATTCCCTGCAAACCACCGACTGGCGCCCGCCAACCCACCACCCATGAAGAAAATCCGGAAATTGCTGGTCGCTAACCGCGGCGAAATTGCGTTGCGCGTGCTGCGTTCGGCCCGCGAGATGGGCCTTGAAACCGTCGCGATCTTCAGCGAAGCCGACCGCAATGCCTTGCACGTGCGCTACGCCGACGAAGCCGTCTGCGTCGGCGGACCCCAATCGAGCGAAAGTTACCTACGTGGCGACGTGATCCTGGACGTGTGCCGCCGCCTCGGCGTCGATGCCATTCACCCTGGCTACGGCTTCCTGTCCGAAAATGCCGGCTTTGCGCGCATGGTAAAAGAGGCCGGTTTGATCTTCGTCGGCCCGTCGCCCGAAGCTATGGAGCTGATGGGCTCGAAGCTGGCGGCCAAAGCAGCCGTGGCCAACTACAATATTCCGCTGGTGCCCGGCACCGAAGAAGCCATCACCGATGTGGCGGCGGCCAAGCGCATTGCGGGCGAGGTCGGTTTTCCCATCCTGATTAAAGCTTCCGCGGGCGGCGGCGGCAAAGGCATGCGGATCGTCAACCGCCAAGAGGAATTTGAGGAACAAATGCAACTAGCTGTATCAGAAGCAGTTAGTGCATTCGGCGATGGATCCGTATTTATAGAGAAATACATCGGCTCGCCGCGCCACATCGAGATTCAGGTGTTGGGCGACGAGCACGGCAATATCGTGCATTTATTTGAGCGCGAGTGCTCGATTCAGCGTCGCCACCAGAAGGTAATCGAAGAAGCTCCGTCGTCGGTGCTCACGCCGGAGTTGCGCGAAGCCATGGGCCGCTGCGCCGTGGACGTGGCCCGCGCTTGCAACTACACCGGAGCCGGCACGGTCGAGTTCCTGCTCGACGAAAACAAGAATTTTTACTTCCTGGAGATGAACACGCGCCTCCAGGTAGAACACCCTGTAACGGAGCAAATTACGGGTCTTGACCTCGTAAAAGAGCAAATCAAGGTGGCACAGGGCGAGCCGCTTTCCTTTGCGCAGGAGGATTTGGCCATCAACGGCCATGCCCTAGAATTGCGCGTGTACGCCGAAGATCCGCAGAACAACTTCCTGCCCGACATCGGTACGCTCACGACTTACGTGCGACCGCAAGGCCCCGGCGTGCGCGTCGACGACGGCTTTGAGCAAGGCATGGACATTCCAATCTATTACGACCCGATGATTGCCAAGCTCGTCACCTTCGGCAAAGACCGCACGGAGGCCATCGAGCGCATGCTCCGCGCCATCGACGAGTACCAGATCACCGGCATCGAAACCACGCTGCCCTTCGGCCGCTACGTGCTCCAGCACCCGGCCTTCGTAAGCGGCAACTTCGACACCAATTTCATCCGCGACCACTTCACCCCCGCCGACCTCGCTCCTGCGCCCCTGGATGAAGCCACCGGCAAACTGGTCGCGGTCCTCGGCGCCATGCTACTGGAAACGAAAAAGCCCCCGGTAGCGTCCGCTACAACTGAATCGGTTGCGCCGGAGTCAAAGTGGCGACGCAACCGATTGGGAACGAGATAAAGACCCTTTAATGAAAAAGCCCGGCCTTAAGGCCGGGCTTTTTGCTTGTGGCACCTGCTTGTTCATCAAGTAGTAATTGTGCTTGGTTCATCCAACGAATGGCTTACAGTTGTGCGGGCTTTTCTTAGGATAAACCAAGCACAATTGGAGACAGCTTGGTGTATGTCCAGCAATGAAGTCCACCGTGCCTATATCAAATCCGACAAATCACGCACGCCGATCATGCGCTCGCGGGTAAAGCCTTCGCCGAATTCTACGCCGATGAGGTGGCCCATTTCGCGGCCGCGGGCTTCGAGGAAATTCTGAAAGCCAGGCGTCGTCAGGTAGGTGTTTGGCTCTTTGCCGTCGATGTTGAAGAACTGCGACTGAAACGCTTCAATCGAAGCCTTTTTCTTATCCCAATACGCCGAAACATCGACTACAAAGTCGGGCATGATGAGGCGATCCTGAATGTAATGGTAGACGTACTTGGGGCGCCACGCGGCCTGGGGCTGGCCGGCGGCATCGAGCGTTTCAATCATGCGAAGGCCCGCCAGAAAGCAGGCTTCTGAGGTGAGTTGGGCACCGCGGCCGTGGTCGGGGTGGCGGTCGTGGATGGCGTTGGAGAGCACGATATCCGGCTGAAACAGGCGCAACGCCGCAATGATAGGCAGCTGGTGCTCACGGTCGTTTTGGAAAAAGCCGTCGGGCAGCCCTAGGTTTTCGCGCACGTGCACGCCCAGTATATTGGCCGCAGCTTCCGCTTCTGCTGCCCGAATTTCCGGCGTGCCCCGGGTGCCCAACTCACC
This window encodes:
- a CDS encoding RES family NAD+ phosphorylase — protein: MQIYRICLAKYADDLFASGRRARWNTQDKFVIYAAASRALACLENVVHRSGEGLNGQFRVLVIDVPEDVAIEEITPDQLPAGWEKASRYAVCQPLGDAWYERRSSTVLRVPSSIVPQESNFILNTRHPDFKRIRILAQEEFSFDARIKSDDL
- a CDS encoding aminotransferase class I/II-fold pyridoxal phosphate-dependent enzyme, producing the protein MDLFEKIASNRGPLGSHSHYAHGYFTFPKLEGEIKPRMIFRGKEVLTWSLNNYLGLANHPEVRKADAEAAAEWGMAMPMGARIMSGNSNLHEQLEAELADFIKKPDVLLLNFGYQGVVSIIDALVNRHDVIVYDAESHACIIDGVRLHQGKRFVYPHNDMESLEKQLQRAKRMTDETGGGILVITEGVFGMSGNMGNLKGVIALKEKYEFRLFVDDAHGFGTMGATGAGTGEEQGVQDGIDLYFSTFAKSMASIGAFVGGPESVIEYLRYNMRSQIFAKSLPMPLVVGALKRLELLRTKPELKENLWTVVRALQSGLREKGFNIGTTESPVTPVFLNGEIPDATQITFDLRENHGIFCSIVVYPVVPKGVIMLRLIPTASHTLEDVRETIVAFETVAEKLDKGLYSKTQVPA
- the holA gene encoding DNA polymerase III subunit delta codes for the protein MPQYSPDEILQQLRQRQFQPIYFLQGEEPYYIDLIANILEQNVMPEHERGFNQVVLYGKDTDAATVLGQARRFPMMAERSVVIVKEAQAIADLESEKAFPFLEAYLKNPLQSTVLVFCYKHKTLDARKKLGKLMGEKAALLTSKKLYDNQVPGWLTAYVRSKQQQITGQATAMLSEYIGADLSRLTNEVDKLLLNVAPGQPIDEDLVQKMVGISKEYNIFELQKVLVQRDVLKANRILQYFEANPKANPLIPNLTLLFGFFTKLLVLHQAPNPSDADFKKLGINNSFAQKEYQQALRVYNFPRTRDIIHLIRRADLQSKGIESGSMTEGEILRELVFLILHPVPLSVLA
- the accC gene encoding acetyl-CoA carboxylase biotin carboxylase subunit, with translation MKKIRKLLVANRGEIALRVLRSAREMGLETVAIFSEADRNALHVRYADEAVCVGGPQSSESYLRGDVILDVCRRLGVDAIHPGYGFLSENAGFARMVKEAGLIFVGPSPEAMELMGSKLAAKAAVANYNIPLVPGTEEAITDVAAAKRIAGEVGFPILIKASAGGGGKGMRIVNRQEEFEEQMQLAVSEAVSAFGDGSVFIEKYIGSPRHIEIQVLGDEHGNIVHLFERECSIQRRHQKVIEEAPSSVLTPELREAMGRCAVDVARACNYTGAGTVEFLLDENKNFYFLEMNTRLQVEHPVTEQITGLDLVKEQIKVAQGEPLSFAQEDLAINGHALELRVYAEDPQNNFLPDIGTLTTYVRPQGPGVRVDDGFEQGMDIPIYYDPMIAKLVTFGKDRTEAIERMLRAIDEYQITGIETTLPFGRYVLQHPAFVSGNFDTNFIRDHFTPADLAPAPLDEATGKLVAVLGAMLLETKKPPVASATTESVAPESKWRRNRLGTR
- the parS gene encoding type II RES/Xre toxin-antitoxin system antitoxin, whose translation is MRKKWEAWSQAGQDSFALVMAARKGIPAATAFEVAEAFQLQASELEAIYELSTKTLRTYSQEKKNLNASSSEKTLKIISLYTLGTEVFGDAAAFLRWLGKPAYGLDNEVPLRLLETSGGIDLVEEELTRIAYGDLA
- the tyrS gene encoding tyrosine--tRNA ligase → MLHDAMPGTAEHLAANQPITGYIGFDPTAASLHIGNLATIMLLVHLQRAGHRPVALVGGATGMIGDPSGKSSERNLLDEETLRRNQDGIRQQLEKFLDFTPGPTAAVVVNNYDWFKEFGFLQFLRDVGKHLTVNYMMAKDSVKRRLGTADNDGSDAPEQRAEGLSFTEFSYQLLQGYDFLHLYKTLNCTLQMGGSDQWGNITTGTELIRRLAGSEAKAYALTCPLVTKADGSKFGKSESGNVWLSPELTSPYQFYQFWLNATDADAPRLIRVFTLLSEDEITALETEHAQAPHLRTLQKALAKDVTTRVHSAAEYEASVAASEILFGKGDLATLQSLDEKTLLSVFEGVPQLQVTRAQAASLTAADLLSEVTDYQIFSSKGEAKKMIQGGGVSLNRQKVSGADQQVGELPLVLDKYLVAQKGKKNYYLIALT
- the bshB1 gene encoding bacillithiol biosynthesis deacetylase BshB1 yields the protein MKLDILAIAAHPDDVEMTCGGTLAAAVAQGKKVGILDLTRGELGTRGTPEIRAAEAEAAANILGVHVRENLGLPDGFFQNDREHQLPIIAALRLFQPDIVLSNAIHDRHPDHGRGAQLTSEACFLAGLRMIETLDAAGQPQAAWRPKYVYHYIQDRLIMPDFVVDVSAYWDKKKASIEAFQSQFFNIDGKEPNTYLTTPGFQNFLEARGREMGHLIGVEFGEGFTRERMIGVRDLSDLI